Genomic window (Marinifilum sp. JC120):
CAAAATGGCTTCCGCATCCCCGGCATCCGCAGGAGACACAAAAATGATGCTCAAGAGAAAGACACATAAAATCGCAGCCAATAACGGATAAAGCTTCCTAATCATTTCCGCTCTCCAGTCAGGTTGAAATTTATTCTTCACAGAACTACCCGACTATACCACCCTGACTCTTTTCCAACCAGAAAAAGACGCAAAAAAGCCCGGACTCTCACGAATCCGGGCAGTTAAACTGCTTGCCATACTCAGCTTCAATCATTATTATTCATAGTGACTACAAATGACATTAAACACATTCGAGGTGAATAATGCCCCAATCGAGCACAAGTTTTCGTACCGATCCGGACACTCTGTCCTCCCTTGATGAAATAGCCAAGGACATGGGCAGAAGCCGCAACTGGGTGCTGAATAAAGCAATCAAAGATTTTATTGAATACCAACAGTGGTTCAAAAAACAGGTTCAGGAAGGACTGGAAGCAGCGGACAAAGGTGAGTTTGCAACTGATGAAGAGATCAACGACGTCTTCAACAGGT
Coding sequences:
- a CDS encoding ribbon-helix-helix protein, CopG family; amino-acid sequence: MPQSSTSFRTDPDTLSSLDEIAKDMGRSRNWVLNKAIKDFIEYQQWFKKQVQEGLEAADKGEFATDEEINDVFNRFGG